The Miscanthus floridulus cultivar M001 chromosome 17, ASM1932011v1, whole genome shotgun sequence genome has a window encoding:
- the LOC136517458 gene encoding phragmoplastin interacting protein 1-like: MVLARKKLKQKLHALLPAGEAAAEAHGEGVEAVKERLLSSKRPRPKRERKPKKKSLPEMVRQTEEEIREEVERRREETRKEKKEKRRIRRLMEAEAAAAAAAELETQQVDGETGAEMEGKEEADSAAGSESDQPVEAEDSEQNINKVEVTKPAVGSNNHIVADNRQQNHKVEMAKTVVGSDNPIVAEHRKQSIKKVYVGGIPYYSSEDDIRSFFEACGSITVIDCMTFPESGKFRGIAILTFKTDAAAQRALAMDGADMGGFYLKIQPYKLNREKEDFAPKLIEGYNRIYVGNLPWDITDDDLKRFFSECKISSIRFGTDKETGEFKGYAHVDFSDGTSLAVALKLDQKVLKWRPVRIRCAVLKKDDQKVNDNGNSDQLKSKIRTCYECGTPGHFSSSCPNKKDSEARKCYECGTPGHLSSACPNKKDSEVRKCYECGAPGHVSSACPNKDSDVISDEKEANANSVVAASKKRLTCYECGIPGHLSSSCPNKKDSEFISDEKKTNVDSATALSKKRRTCYECGTPGHLSSACPNKRASDSVPNNREPVDDAKPAATIMYEETKVGDEPNSAASKKRQKCYECGISGHLSSACPNKKAAEPVCNEEKRDNHSKTVLSVIADEKDSEDTKSAPAKKKKRRTCYECGIAGHLSSECPNKAAAEV, from the exons ATGGTGCTCGCGCGCAagaagctgaagcagaagctCCACGCGCTCCTCCCAGCCGGCGAAGCCGCCGCGGAGGCTCATGGCGAGGGGGTGGAGGCCGTGAAGGAGCGGCTCTTATCCTCCAAGCGGCCGCGCCCCAAGAGGGAGCGGAAGCCCAAGAAGAAGTCGCTCCCCGAGATGGTGCGGCAGACGGAGGAGGAGATTAGGGAGGAGGTGGAGCGGAGGAGGGAGGAgacgaggaaggagaagaaggagaaaaggAGGATCAGGAGGTTGATGGAGGccgaggccgcggcggcggcggccgcggagcTGGAGACGCAGCAGGTAGATGGGGAGACGGGGGCGgaaatggagggcaaggaagagGCCGATTCTGCTGCTGGGTCTGAGTCTGACCAGCCTGTCGAGGCAGAGGATAG CGAGCAAAATATAAACAAGGTGGAAGTGACCAAACCTGCTGTTGGGTCCAACAATcacattgttgcagataatag GCAGCAGAATCACAAAGTGGAAATGGCCAAAACTGTTGTCGGGTCCGACAATCCTATAGTCGCTGAGCATAG GAAGCAAAGTATAAAGAAGGTATATGTTGGTGGCATCCCATACTATTCATCTGAGGATGACATAAGAAGTTTCTTTGAAGCATGTGGCAGTATCACAGTGATTGACTGCATGACTTTTCCCGAGAGCGGGAAATTCAGGGGTATTGCGATTCTCACTTTTAAG ACTGATGCTGCCGCACAGAGGGCATTAGCTATGGATGGTGCAGATAT GGGAGGATTTTATCTGAAAATCCAGCCTTACAAACTTAACcgtgagaaggaagattttgcaCCAAAGTTGATAGAGGGATATAATAGGATATATGTTGGAAATCTGCCATGGGATATAACAGATGATGATCTAAAAAGGTTCTTTTCTGAGTGCAAAATTTCGTCCATCCGGTTTGGAACAGACAAGGAGACAGGTGAGTTCAAAGGTTACGCGCATGTTGATTTTTCCGATGGCACGTCTCTTGCTGTTGCTTTGAAGCTCGACCAGAAGGTGCTCAAGTGGCGCCCAGTCAGAATCAGATGTGCTGTTCTGAAAAAGGATGACCAAAAAGTCAATGATAATGGGAACTCAGATCAATTGAAAAGTAAAATTCGGACATGCTATGAATGTGGAACTCCTGGGCACTTCTCTTCTTCTTGCCCAAATAAGAAGGATTCTGAAGCAAGGAAGTGCTATGAATGTGGCACCCCTGGGCACCTGTCTTCTGCTTGCCCAAATAAGAAGGATTCTGAAGTAAGGAAGTGCTATGAATGTGGCGCCCCTGGGCATGTGTCTTCTGCTTGCCCAAATAAGGATTCTGATGTAATTTCTGATGAAAAGGAGGCTAATGCTAACTCAGTCGTAGCAGCCTCAAAGAAGAGGCTAACATGTTATGAATGTGGCATCCCTGGGCACCTCTCTTCTTCTTGCCCAAATAAGAAGGATTCTGAATTTATTTCTGATGAGAAGAAGACTAATGTTGACTCAGCCACGGCGTTATCGAAGAAGAGGCGGACGTGTTATGAATGTGGAACTCCGGGCCATCTCTCATCGGcttgcccaaacaaaagggcatcaGACTCTGTTCCGAACAACAGAGAGCCTGTTGATGATGCAAAACCTGCAGCTACCATCATGTATGAGGAAACAAAAGTTGGCGATGAACCAAATTCAGCAGCTTCAAAGAAGAGGCAAAAATGCTATGAGTGTGGCATCTCTGGTCATCTCTCCTCAGCTTGCCCCAACAAAAAGGCTGCTGAGCCTGTCTGCAATGAAGAAAAGCGTGACAATCACTCAAAAACTGTACTATCAGTCATTGCTGATGAAAAGGACAGTGAAGACACAAAATCTGCacctgcaaagaaaaagaagaggcgGACATGTTATGAGTGCGGTATTGCTGGCCATCTCTCGTCAGAATGCCCGAACAAGGCAGCTGCTGAGGTCTAA
- the LOC136514845 gene encoding zinc finger protein ZAT11-like: MARVLMLMSHSHGQDQALPLPVVVAGGRGGDREALERVFVCKTCNRVFPSFQALGGHRASHNKPRLDRDGDPSLAKPKLHGCSIFGLEFAIGQALGGHMRRHHAMTNGMPIIHHGHDHGGVKPGGLWLDLNHPPCDDDGCDAEVECGHINAAAAGITFHQFLDTGTMAVDCLGY; the protein is encoded by the exons ATGGCACGCGTGCTGATGCTCATGTCGCACTCGCACGGCCAGGACCAGGCGTTGCCACTGCCGGTCGTCGTCGCCGGCGGGCGCGGTGGCGACCGGGAGGCGCTGGAGCGGGTGTTCGTGTGCAAGACGTGCAACCGCGTGTTCCCGTCTTTCCAAGCCCTGGGGGGCCACCGCGCCAGCCACAAC AAGCCACGACTAGACAGGGACGGCGACCCCTCGCTCGCCAAGCCCAAGTTGCACGGCTGCTCCATCTTCGGCCTCGAGTTCGCCATCGGCCAGGCCCTCGGCGGCCACATGAGGCGTCACCATGCCATGACGAACGGCATGCCCATCATCCACCACGGCCATGACCACGGCGGCGTCAAGCCCGGCGGGCTGTGGCTCGACCTCAACCACCCGCCGTGCGACGATGACGGCTGCGACGCCGAGGTGGAGTGCGGCCACATTAATGCTGCCGCCGCCGGGATCACGTTCCATCAGTTCCTCGACACTGGCACCATGGCCGTCGACTGCCTTGGCTACTAG